The Ensifer adhaerens genome contains a region encoding:
- a CDS encoding aldo/keto reductase encodes MHTVTANGASIPALGFGTFRMPGPDVMKIVPHALKLGFRHVDTAQIYGNEAQVGDAIRNSGVPRGDIFLTTKVWVENYKRGDFTRSVEESLRKLKTDYVDLLLLHWPNEFVSLPEQIASLNEVKEAGKVRHIGVSNFNTQLMGEAIKLSKAPLVTNQIEYHPYLDQDVVIAAASTAGMSVTGYYGMADGKVFADALLKDIGAKHKKSVAQIVLRWLIQQEGIVALSKTVGEARAAENFAIFDFELSGDEMDAIHGLAKPDGRIVSPEGLAPAWDKSA; translated from the coding sequence ATGCATACTGTGACAGCCAACGGCGCCAGCATTCCGGCTCTCGGCTTCGGCACTTTCCGAATGCCTGGTCCGGACGTCATGAAAATTGTTCCCCACGCTCTGAAACTTGGGTTTCGTCACGTCGACACGGCGCAAATCTATGGCAACGAAGCGCAGGTCGGCGACGCGATCCGCAACTCGGGTGTACCTCGTGGCGACATTTTTTTGACCACCAAAGTGTGGGTCGAAAACTACAAGCGTGGCGACTTTACGAGATCAGTTGAGGAGAGCCTGAGGAAGCTCAAGACGGACTACGTGGACCTGCTGCTGCTGCACTGGCCAAATGAATTCGTTTCTCTTCCCGAACAGATCGCGTCACTGAACGAAGTCAAGGAGGCCGGGAAGGTTCGCCATATCGGAGTTTCCAATTTCAATACGCAATTAATGGGTGAAGCGATCAAGCTTTCCAAGGCTCCGCTCGTCACGAACCAGATCGAGTATCACCCGTACCTGGATCAGGACGTGGTGATAGCGGCGGCGTCGACGGCCGGTATGTCGGTAACAGGGTATTACGGTATGGCCGACGGCAAGGTCTTCGCCGACGCCTTGCTGAAAGACATCGGCGCAAAGCACAAAAAATCGGTCGCGCAGATCGTCCTGCGCTGGCTCATCCAGCAGGAAGGCATCGTGGCGCTATCCAAGACCGTAGGCGAAGCCCGCGCTGCTGAAAACTTTGCGATATTCGATTTTGAGCTCTCTGGCGACGAAATGGACGCGATCCACGGCTTAGCTAAGCCTGACGGCCGGATTGTCTCTCCAGAGGGGCTCGCTCCGGCCTGGGACAAATCTGCCTGA